The window AGAGGTTTTAGATTAGGACATGCCTTTGATGTGTAGCCATGTTACTTGACAATGGTGCGATACATGTGTTGTGTAGCTCCTATACCTCGATCGCATCACATGTTAAACTGTATACACATATTGCCGTGGAATTGCAGACGTTTAGGCCCCAACATATTTAGGCCCCAAGACGGTTAGGCCCCAGGTAAGATGTTTAGGCCCCAACATGTTTAGGCCCCAACATGTTTAGGCACCAGGGCCCGGTTTTTCGAAAGGTGGTTAACTCTAACACCGTGTTAACTCTGTGTTAAACTCGGTGTTAAAGTTAACGAAATGGTTAAGTGTTTTTCGAAAGTGTGTTAGGGTTTAACCATGTGTTAACTCTGTGTTAACTTTAATCCACCCCCAGTACCTTGGTTAAAGATTTAACACAATGGTTAACTACTAACGCAGTGATTTCAAAATGGCCGTTCGCTTGGCACTTCAGCCACCTCAAGACAAAAAAAGAAGCTTTCGAGCAGCTGTTGACCCTCTTCAAGGCTGGTCAGATGAAGAATTGCGGAAACGATATAGATTTGGTAGGCAGGGGCtaaattttttaacagaattgTTGGAAAATGATCTTCAGAGGCCAACAAGAAGAAGCCATGCCATATCAGTCCCACATCAAATACTAATAGCGTTAAGGTTTTATAGCAGTGGGAGTTTTCTACAAGTTATTGGGGACACTTTAGGTATGTACacttaattggtaaaaaaattcaattaatattaaattctTTGTCTTAATTACTGTGAGTTATAGTACTCTTCTGCTTATCGTGCAATAGCTTGACCGAAAGCTATGGGGATATTTTAATCTAAAGTATATTCAACATAGTCTAACTTAAATTCTAAGTTCTAACTCCCCCACCTTTGAAAATCTTAGGATTTGAGAAGAGCACCGTATCCAAAACTGTCAAGGATGTGACGGATGCTATCGTTGCAAGGGCCGGGCAGTTCATCAAGTGGCCAGTAACATCAGGCGCAAGGGCTGCCATCAAGAATGGTTTTTATCTGCAGGCCCGATTTCCAAATGTAATCGGCTGCATCGATGGAACACATGTCCGAATTGTAGCACCATCAACAGATGAAAATGCATATGATTATACACATATGTTAATAGGAAAGGCTTCCACAGCATCAATGTGCAAGCAGTCTGCGATCACGATGGTAAATAAATGGGCCTTGACCTTGTATGCAATACCCCTTACATCACTTTAAAACGTTTCactttttctataaaaaaaacggGCAATGTACTGAAACCGTGGAACACCaatatttataatgtaaaaataagCTACAGCAGGTGAAAATTCATTATAAGTCACAGTGCCCATAGTACTCTTTATAAAATAAGATTTGGATtatatctataaacacttttttatgcattcttatattaattaattcacTGTCATtgcaataaattatataatcaaATATGTACAGACATGAAAGCCAGTAGACAgcagcttttatatatatatatatatatatatatatatatatatatatatatatatatatatatatatatatatatatatatata is drawn from Crassostrea angulata isolate pt1a10 chromosome 5, ASM2561291v2, whole genome shotgun sequence and contains these coding sequences:
- the LOC128183805 gene encoding putative nuclease HARBI1, giving the protein MAVRLALQPPQDKKRSFRAAVDPLQGWSDEELRKRYRFGRQGLNFLTELLENDLQRPTRRSHAISVPHQILIALRFYSSGSFLQVIGDTLVLTPPPLKILGFEKSTVSKTVKDVTDAIVARAGQFIKWPVTSGARAAIKNGFYLQARFPNVIGCIDGTHVRIVAPSTDENAYDYTHMLIGKASTASMCKQSAITMR